Proteins encoded in a region of the Atopobium sp. oral taxon 416 genome:
- the glyS gene encoding glycine--tRNA ligase subunit beta: MAETEDFLLEIGTEEMPSAPLMNAQKQLKTLVEKGLRQEGLAYGEVSTFSTPRRLTVMVKDMATATEEIHEVRRGPNAAIAFDKDGKPTKAAQGFARKFHLKPGELTVKEDTDGKTYVFAENFVPARRAIGILSTLSHDTIGGLTWPNYRSQRWGSETETFVRPIRWICALLGSEVVPVTYAGVTSGNTTQGHRVLGPGAHTVKEPSEYVEVLKRVGVMGERERRQVILDGIKKVEAERNGAHVDTPKKVFDEVVNLCEWPTVLVGKFDEKFLKVPHEIICESMLTNQRYFPIYDRDGNLTREFVVVSNADPRVNETVIEGNERVVTARLDDAQFFYEEDLKHPLEYYAPKLRGVVFQEKLGTIYDKTNRMVKIAGACAREDEMSDDKMGMAKRAAYLAKADLVTQAVVEFTSQQGVMGGYYAKAAGEPDEVCTAIREHYRPRFAGDEIPSSAVGCCAAIADKLDTILGMFVIDEPPTGSSDPFAIRRSAIGVIQMLRQMPKVSLTGLISTGLDAYAEQGLEFDKAKVTEQVKKFFQGRLKSIAKDEKIDPDVIDAVAAVDIIDPSEFLARAKALESARNNEPEVVEDVATAFKRASHLADPKLGDQVDESMLTDPERALLDACESGEAKVKTSLDNHDYAGALSVLADLKEPIDTFFDEVLVMDKDEQVKDNHLRLLNRFSNIFVDVADISCLSRTK; the protein is encoded by the coding sequence ATGGCTGAAACCGAGGATTTTCTGTTGGAGATCGGCACTGAAGAGATGCCGAGCGCCCCATTGATGAACGCTCAAAAACAACTCAAGACCTTAGTTGAGAAGGGGCTCAGACAGGAGGGCCTGGCCTACGGTGAGGTCTCAACCTTCTCAACCCCACGTCGGCTTACGGTCATGGTCAAGGACATGGCGACTGCGACTGAGGAGATCCACGAGGTCAGACGCGGCCCGAATGCCGCCATCGCCTTTGACAAGGACGGGAAGCCGACCAAGGCGGCCCAGGGCTTCGCGCGCAAATTCCACCTGAAGCCGGGGGAGCTCACGGTCAAAGAGGACACCGATGGCAAGACCTACGTCTTCGCAGAGAACTTCGTTCCGGCTCGCAGGGCGATCGGCATCCTCTCCACACTTTCCCACGATACGATCGGTGGGCTCACCTGGCCGAACTACCGCTCACAACGCTGGGGCTCCGAGACCGAGACCTTTGTGCGCCCGATCCGCTGGATCTGCGCGTTGCTCGGTTCTGAGGTCGTACCCGTCACCTATGCGGGTGTCACGAGTGGCAACACCACTCAGGGTCACCGCGTGCTAGGGCCGGGCGCTCACACGGTGAAGGAGCCTTCTGAGTACGTTGAGGTCCTCAAGAGAGTCGGCGTGATGGGTGAGAGAGAGCGCCGCCAGGTCATCCTTGACGGTATCAAGAAGGTTGAGGCAGAGCGCAACGGCGCCCATGTGGATACCCCGAAGAAGGTCTTCGACGAGGTCGTCAACCTCTGCGAGTGGCCGACGGTTCTGGTGGGCAAGTTCGATGAGAAGTTCCTCAAAGTCCCCCACGAGATCATCTGCGAGTCGATGCTCACCAACCAGCGCTATTTCCCGATCTATGATCGTGACGGCAATCTGACCCGCGAGTTCGTCGTGGTCTCCAATGCTGATCCCCGCGTGAATGAGACCGTGATCGAAGGTAACGAACGCGTCGTGACCGCACGCCTCGACGATGCCCAGTTCTTCTACGAGGAAGACCTCAAGCATCCGCTCGAGTACTACGCCCCGAAGCTCAGGGGTGTCGTCTTCCAGGAAAAGCTCGGCACCATCTACGACAAGACGAACCGCATGGTGAAGATCGCGGGCGCCTGCGCTCGGGAAGACGAGATGAGCGACGACAAGATGGGGATGGCGAAGCGTGCCGCCTATCTGGCCAAGGCTGACCTCGTCACCCAGGCGGTTGTCGAGTTCACGAGCCAGCAGGGCGTCATGGGCGGCTATTATGCCAAAGCTGCCGGTGAGCCGGACGAGGTCTGCACCGCGATCCGCGAGCACTACCGTCCACGGTTTGCCGGCGACGAGATCCCGTCAAGCGCGGTCGGCTGCTGTGCTGCGATCGCAGACAAGCTCGATACAATCCTCGGCATGTTCGTGATCGATGAGCCACCGACCGGCTCCTCTGACCCGTTTGCGATCCGCCGTTCCGCGATCGGCGTCATCCAGATGCTGCGCCAGATGCCCAAGGTGTCACTCACAGGCCTCATCAGCACCGGGCTCGATGCCTACGCTGAGCAGGGGCTTGAGTTTGACAAGGCAAAGGTTACGGAGCAGGTCAAGAAGTTCTTCCAGGGTCGCTTAAAGAGCATCGCGAAGGACGAGAAGATCGACCCGGATGTCATCGACGCGGTTGCCGCTGTCGATATCATTGACCCCTCGGAGTTCTTGGCCCGCGCCAAGGCGCTTGAGTCTGCGCGCAACAATGAGCCAGAGGTCGTCGAGGACGTCGCGACCGCCTTTAAGCGCGCCTCACATCTGGCGGACCCCAAGCTCGGCGATCAGGTGGACGAAAGCATGCTCACCGATCCGGAGCGCGCTTTGCTTGACGCCTGCGAGAGCGGTGAGGCGAAGGTCAAGACCTCGCTTGACAACCACGACTATGCGGGAGCGCTGAGCGTGCTTGCGGACCTGAAGGAACCGATCGACACCTTCTTCGACGAGGTGCTCGTGATGGATAAGGATGAGCAGGTCAAGGACAACCATCTGCGCCTTCTCAACAGATTCTCCAATATTTTTGT
- a CDS encoding glycine--tRNA ligase subunit alpha, translating to MSTEPLTFQDMILKLEHYWANQGCTVMQPYDSEVGAGTFHTATLLRSLGPNSWRTCYPQPCRRPTDGRYGDNPNRLQHYYQFQVLLKPCPVDSQDLYLGSLATIGLDPADHDVRFVEDDWESPTLGAWGLGWEVWMDGMEVTQYTYFQQVGGIEVNPVPIEITYGLERICMYAQKKNSVYDIVWSYLPDGTPMTYGDVFHENEVEFSTYNFEVADVDMVKNKFDDYERECHSCLDHKLPLPAYDCVMKCSHAFNLLDARGAISQTGRANYILRVRNLTKACCESYLAHVASADKQSGKVA from the coding sequence ATGAGCACAGAGCCGCTCACGTTTCAAGATATGATTTTGAAACTTGAACACTATTGGGCTAACCAAGGTTGCACCGTGATGCAGCCGTACGACTCCGAGGTGGGTGCCGGTACCTTCCATACCGCAACTTTGCTCCGCTCGTTGGGTCCCAACTCCTGGAGAACCTGCTATCCGCAACCCTGCCGCCGCCCGACTGACGGTCGCTACGGCGACAACCCGAATCGCTTACAGCACTACTATCAGTTCCAAGTGCTTCTGAAGCCCTGCCCGGTTGACTCACAGGATCTCTACCTCGGCTCACTTGCCACGATCGGTCTGGATCCGGCGGACCACGATGTGCGCTTTGTCGAGGATGACTGGGAATCCCCGACGCTCGGTGCTTGGGGATTAGGCTGGGAAGTCTGGATGGACGGTATGGAGGTCACCCAATACACCTACTTCCAGCAGGTCGGCGGCATTGAAGTCAACCCGGTCCCGATTGAGATCACCTACGGCCTCGAGCGCATCTGCATGTACGCCCAGAAGAAGAACTCCGTCTACGATATCGTCTGGTCCTATCTGCCGGATGGGACACCGATGACGTACGGGGACGTGTTTCACGAGAACGAGGTCGAGTTCTCGACTTACAACTTTGAGGTCGCCGACGTGGACATGGTGAAGAACAAGTTCGACGACTACGAGCGTGAGTGCCACTCCTGCCTCGACCACAAGCTGCCGCTTCCCGCCTACGACTGCGTGATGAAATGCAGCCATGCCTTCAACCTGCTCGATGCGCGCGGTGCTATCTCGCAGACTGGGCGCGCCAACTACATCCTCAGGGTGCGCAATCTCACGAAGGCGTGCTGCGAATCCTATCTGGCGCACGTTGCATCTGCTGACAAACAGAGTGGGAAGGTCGCATAA
- the lepB gene encoding signal peptidase I, which produces MAKHMANGNKTEVSTARAVGEWIAVIGIAVAAALTIRAFVAEIYEVPSGSMLDTIQLGDRLIGEKLSYHFRTPQAGEVVTFIDPDDSSTTLIKRVIATAGQTVDLRDGVLYIDGVAQDEPYTEGKPSYPLTQHSARIAEIQYPYTVPDGCIWVMGDSRTNSLDSRYFGPVSVSSVTSHGLFIFWPVQDAHRL; this is translated from the coding sequence ATGGCAAAGCACATGGCGAACGGCAATAAGACAGAGGTCTCAACTGCGCGTGCAGTGGGCGAATGGATTGCCGTGATCGGTATCGCCGTCGCCGCGGCGCTCACAATCCGGGCCTTTGTAGCCGAGATCTATGAGGTGCCCTCCGGCTCCATGCTCGACACGATCCAGTTAGGCGACCGCCTGATCGGGGAAAAGCTGAGCTACCACTTCAGGACTCCGCAGGCTGGCGAGGTCGTCACCTTTATCGATCCCGATGATTCCTCCACGACGCTCATCAAACGCGTGATCGCCACTGCCGGGCAGACCGTCGACCTGCGCGACGGCGTGCTCTACATCGATGGGGTCGCACAGGATGAGCCCTATACCGAAGGCAAACCGAGCTACCCCTTAACGCAGCACTCGGCGCGCATCGCAGAGATCCAATATCCCTATACTGTTCCTGACGGATGCATCTGGGTGATGGGGGACAGCCGCACCAATTCACTTGATTCCCGCTACTTTGGACCGGTGAGTGTGAGTTCAGTCACCTCACATGGCCTGTTCATATTCTGGCCCGTACAAGATGCGCATAGGCTGTAG
- the trmD gene encoding tRNA (guanosine(37)-N1)-methyltransferase TrmD: MEFDCISVIPEVFDSYIHASILGRALERDIFSFNAYNLRDWTHDRHRTVDDAPLGGKQGMLMKPEPIFEAVRSVSAQGEVPPHVIFFSPCGKRFDQAAAEKLSHERRVLFVCGRYEGMDERCYELADEVYSIGDYIMTGAELASLVVIDSVVRLLPGALGDSHSARDESFETGLLEYEQYTRPANFEGREVPEILRSGNHEAIAAWQHRNALERTLKWRPDLLENVELSQEDQAYLAELKEEHGKAHGERQ; encoded by the coding sequence ATGGAATTCGACTGCATCTCCGTAATCCCTGAGGTCTTTGATTCATACATTCACGCCTCCATCCTAGGGCGTGCCTTAGAACGCGATATCTTTTCGTTCAATGCCTACAATCTGCGCGATTGGACCCATGATCGACACCGCACGGTCGACGATGCCCCCCTTGGGGGCAAGCAGGGCATGCTGATGAAGCCGGAGCCTATCTTCGAGGCGGTCCGTTCAGTCTCTGCGCAGGGCGAGGTCCCGCCCCACGTGATCTTTTTTTCACCCTGCGGCAAACGTTTTGACCAAGCGGCGGCGGAGAAGCTCTCACATGAGAGGCGGGTCCTCTTTGTCTGTGGACGCTACGAGGGAATGGATGAGCGCTGCTATGAGCTCGCCGATGAGGTGTACTCGATCGGTGACTATATTATGACCGGTGCTGAGCTTGCCTCACTTGTGGTGATCGACTCGGTCGTGCGCCTCCTGCCCGGGGCGCTGGGGGATTCCCATTCCGCCCGTGATGAGTCCTTTGAGACCGGGCTTCTGGAGTATGAGCAATACACCCGTCCGGCGAACTTCGAGGGCCGGGAAGTGCCAGAGATTTTGCGCTCCGGAAACCATGAGGCGATCGCGGCATGGCAACATAGAAATGCGCTCGAACGCACCTTGAAGTGGCGCCCGGATCTGTTGGAAAATGTAGAACTTTCTCAGGAGGATCAAGCCTATCTTGCGGAGTTGAAGGAGGAGCATGGCAAAGCACATGGCGAACGGCAATAA
- a CDS encoding ribosome maturation factor RimM encodes MPDYRVIAYIVKTHGRRGEVVAVPADGLPSLIHTGLSLCVVPPHLKGPRWRKVVAVKPGEHGDQIKLSGIDGLGDSEPLRGRYLLADAKDLPEGFDLHDAQHLLRRRVTDPNLGDLGTIKEIYTGPANDVWVVGAEEHEYTIPVIPSVVATIPPEDPIVVHVSEGTIDTGEQE; translated from the coding sequence ATGCCCGATTATCGTGTCATAGCGTATATCGTCAAAACGCATGGAAGAAGAGGGGAGGTCGTGGCGGTTCCCGCCGACGGCCTTCCCTCACTTATTCATACGGGGCTCTCGCTCTGTGTTGTACCACCGCATCTCAAAGGGCCGCGGTGGCGTAAGGTCGTGGCGGTCAAACCCGGGGAGCACGGCGACCAGATCAAGCTCTCCGGTATCGACGGCCTCGGTGATTCAGAACCCCTGCGCGGGCGCTATCTGCTAGCTGATGCGAAGGACCTGCCCGAAGGCTTCGACCTGCACGACGCCCAGCATCTGTTGAGGCGCCGCGTCACCGATCCCAATCTGGGGGATCTGGGAACCATCAAAGAGATCTACACCGGTCCTGCCAACGATGTCTGGGTCGTGGGGGCTGAGGAGCATGAGTACACGATTCCGGTAATTCCCTCGGTGGTGGCTACGATCCCACCCGAGGATCCCATCGTCGTGCATGTATCGGAAGGCACGATCGATACGGGGGAGCAGGAATAA
- a CDS encoding KH domain-containing protein, producing the protein MAEEKTEPTEQTAKDEELPSDKVADLVEYIVCGLVDDQDAVSLDVTDSDEGTLIEVSCAEADAGRVIGRRGRTIKAIRTLSRALGQRVGTDVEVEVLG; encoded by the coding sequence ATGGCAGAAGAAAAAACAGAACCGACAGAGCAGACCGCTAAGGACGAAGAGCTTCCTTCCGACAAGGTAGCCGATCTGGTCGAGTACATCGTGTGCGGGCTGGTCGATGACCAGGATGCCGTATCGCTTGATGTCACTGACTCGGATGAGGGCACCCTGATCGAAGTCAGCTGCGCTGAAGCGGATGCGGGCCGAGTCATCGGTCGGCGGGGCCGCACGATCAAGGCTATCCGTACCTTGTCGCGTGCGCTGGGCCAGCGTGTCGGAACAGATGTCGAAGTTGAGGTGTTGGGCTGA
- the rpsP gene encoding 30S ribosomal protein S16 has product MAVKIRLARHGAKKHPYYRVVVVDGREKRDGRPLEEVGRYNPLTNPKTIELDLEKVDAWIAQGAQPSSAVAHLIDIVRTGAPAPKKKQRLSKRAQAKAQKAAEDAAAAADNADHAE; this is encoded by the coding sequence TTGGCAGTTAAGATTCGCCTTGCTCGTCACGGAGCCAAAAAACATCCATACTATCGTGTTGTCGTTGTAGACGGTCGCGAGAAGCGCGACGGTCGCCCCCTTGAGGAAGTCGGCCGCTATAACCCGCTGACCAACCCGAAAACCATTGAGCTCGACCTCGAGAAGGTTGACGCTTGGATCGCTCAGGGCGCACAACCTTCGAGTGCGGTTGCCCACCTGATCGACATTGTCCGTACCGGTGCACCGGCACCTAAGAAGAAGCAGAGGCTTTCCAAGAGGGCTCAGGCTAAGGCTCAGAAGGCTGCAGAGGATGCAGCTGCCGCCGCAGATAATGCTGACCACGCTGAGTAG